One Neisseria sp. Marseille-Q5346 genomic region harbors:
- a CDS encoding LysR substrate-binding domain-containing protein produces the protein MIAVPISAPFKMALVASSDYLAQYGSPKNIDDLQQHRLIGAKLSAEHGTEMQWEFKYKKELITFTPKSQFSINNHLRLQAVSDGLGIAWIAHMSVADALNSGHLVEVLPEYAITYDPFYLYYPSRRGHSNVFKLIVDALRVEVV, from the coding sequence ATGATTGCCGTACCGATTTCTGCGCCGTTCAAAATGGCGTTGGTCGCCTCATCCGATTATTTGGCGCAATACGGTTCACCGAAAAATATTGATGATTTGCAGCAGCACCGCCTTATCGGTGCGAAGCTCTCCGCTGAACACGGCACGGAGATGCAGTGGGAATTCAAATACAAAAAAGAGCTGATTACGTTCACGCCAAAATCGCAGTTTTCCATCAATAATCATCTGCGCCTGCAAGCCGTTTCAGACGGCCTTGGCATTGCGTGGATAGCACACATGAGCGTAGCGGATGCTCTCAATTCGGGGCACCTAGTCGAGGTGTTGCCTGAATACGCCATCACTTATGATCCGTTTTACCTCTATTACCCCAGCCGCCGCGGGCATTCGAATGTGTTTAAGTTGATTGTGGATGCGCTGCGGGTGGAGGTCGTCTGA
- the rlmB gene encoding 23S rRNA (guanosine(2251)-2'-O)-methyltransferase RlmB, producing the protein MANQRLIYGFHAVNARLWQNPKSITELYIQEGKSDARTRDVLDKAASENVRVHFADADRLNAISKGARHQGVVGFIDASKNHVHLEDVLENLSEPPFLLVLDGITDPHNLGACLRTADAMGVHAVIAPKDKSAGLNATVSKVACGAAETVPYITVTNLARTLRELKEYGIWIIGTDMGGDSDLYHCDLPDSVAWVMGNEGEGMRRLTREHCDMLVSIPMFGTVESMNVSISAGMVLSETRRQRVLKAEK; encoded by the coding sequence ATGGCAAACCAACGACTCATCTATGGCTTTCACGCCGTCAATGCCCGTTTGTGGCAAAACCCGAAATCGATTACCGAACTCTATATCCAAGAGGGCAAATCCGATGCGCGCACCCGCGATGTATTGGATAAAGCGGCCTCTGAAAACGTGCGCGTGCATTTTGCCGATGCCGACCGCCTAAATGCCATCAGCAAAGGGGCACGCCATCAGGGTGTGGTCGGGTTTATCGATGCTTCCAAAAACCATGTTCACTTGGAAGATGTGTTGGAAAACCTGAGCGAACCCCCGTTTTTGCTGGTATTGGACGGCATTACCGACCCGCACAACCTCGGCGCGTGCCTGCGTACTGCCGATGCGATGGGCGTGCATGCCGTGATTGCGCCCAAAGACAAAAGTGCCGGTCTGAATGCGACCGTCAGTAAAGTTGCCTGTGGCGCGGCGGAAACCGTGCCGTATATTACCGTAACCAATCTTGCCCGTACTTTGCGTGAGCTGAAAGAATATGGCATTTGGATCATCGGCACGGACATGGGTGGCGACTCCGACCTTTACCACTGCGACTTGCCAGACAGCGTGGCTTGGGTAATGGGTAACGAAGGCGAAGGCATGCGCCGCCTGACGCGCGAACATTGCGATATGCTGGTATCGATTCCGATGTTTGGCACGGTAGAAAGCATGAACGTTTCCATCAGCGCAGGCATGGTATTGAGCGAAACCCGCCGTCAGCGGGTGTTGAAAGCAGAAAAATAA
- a CDS encoding AzlD family protein yields MKDLLSLQSFLLFLSMLAVTYSTRLIGFFALRNRTLSRRAQVVMEAAPGCVLISVIAPYFVSDKPHELIAIALTVLAASRFSMLMTVLIGVGTSGILGYLMK; encoded by the coding sequence ATGAAGGATTTGTTGTCGCTGCAATCGTTTTTGCTGTTTTTAAGCATGTTGGCCGTTACTTATTCAACCCGATTAATCGGCTTTTTTGCATTACGCAACCGTACGTTGAGCCGTCGTGCGCAAGTGGTTATGGAAGCCGCGCCAGGCTGCGTGTTGATTTCCGTGATTGCGCCTTATTTTGTGTCGGACAAACCGCATGAGCTGATTGCCATTGCTTTGACGGTATTGGCCGCCAGCCGGTTTTCGATGTTGATGACGGTATTAATCGGTGTTGGCACTTCGGGCATACTCGGTTATTTGATGAAATAA
- a CDS encoding AzlC family ABC transporter permease codes for MNQTASPQSEFLRGIKECSPMLIGLLPWALILGMQGGQKGMSWLEMLLMTGMNFAGGSEFAAVNLWANPLPIMLIATVTFMINSRHILMGAAIAPYMRDMPLKKAMPALFFMCDESWAMAFAEIQKRKAAGLPAFNMPFYAGVCFILYVTWIAFAAFGAVVGPMFGDVAAWGFGMAFPAVFLVLLRGMWKSFAASRPWFVSLIVACATYLTVDGAWYVPAGTLSGLLVAYLWGEQK; via the coding sequence ATGAATCAGACTGCTTCTCCTCAATCGGAATTTCTGCGCGGTATCAAAGAATGTTCCCCCATGCTGATCGGCTTGTTGCCGTGGGCGCTGATTTTGGGCATGCAGGGTGGGCAGAAAGGCATGAGTTGGCTGGAAATGCTGCTGATGACGGGCATGAACTTTGCCGGAGGTTCGGAATTTGCCGCAGTCAATTTGTGGGCAAATCCTTTGCCGATTATGCTGATTGCAACGGTTACGTTTATGATCAATTCGCGCCATATCCTGATGGGGGCGGCGATTGCGCCGTATATGAGGGATATGCCGCTGAAAAAGGCAATGCCCGCGCTGTTTTTTATGTGTGATGAAAGCTGGGCAATGGCGTTTGCTGAAATTCAAAAGCGTAAGGCGGCAGGTTTGCCTGCATTCAATATGCCGTTTTATGCCGGCGTGTGTTTTATTTTGTATGTAACGTGGATTGCTTTTGCGGCATTTGGCGCGGTAGTCGGACCGATGTTCGGCGATGTGGCGGCTTGGGGCTTCGGCATGGCGTTTCCTGCGGTGTTTTTGGTGTTGCTGCGCGGGATGTGGAAGAGCTTTGCGGCTTCGCGCCCTTGGTTTGTCAGCCTGATTGTGGCGTGCGCAACCTATTTGACCGTGGATGGCGCATGGTATGTTCCGGCCGGAACGTTATCGGGCCTGTTGGTGGCGTATTTGTGGGGAGAGCAAAAATGA
- a CDS encoding PhoH family protein, producing the protein MTHTVHLQFEEIDNTVLQRLCGALDSNLEALGKALDIQISRRFEHFTFMGELAHAGRRALLSLAEAAEKGDLDDNAISLAAVEAKTADEKHEEKHHDQQYYFRTKRGSIGGRTPRQNGYIRALLNHDVVFGLGPAGTGKTYLAVAAAVDAMEKHQIERIVLVRPAVEAGEKLGFLPGDLAQKVDPYLRPLYDALYDLMGFDRVTKLMEKGLIEIAPLAYMRGRTLNGAYVILDEAQNTTPEQMKMFLTRIGFGAKAVITGDISQIDLPRNIKSGLKDAREKLRNVEGLYFHTFTSEDVVRHPLVQKIVEAYEAAEEQAEKKNGE; encoded by the coding sequence ATGACCCACACCGTCCATCTACAGTTTGAAGAAATTGACAATACCGTGTTGCAACGCCTGTGCGGCGCGCTCGACAGCAATCTCGAAGCCTTAGGCAAAGCCCTTGATATCCAAATCAGCCGCCGCTTCGAACATTTCACCTTCATGGGCGAACTGGCACACGCCGGCCGTCGCGCCTTGCTGTCGCTTGCCGAAGCCGCAGAAAAAGGCGACTTGGACGACAACGCCATCAGCCTCGCGGCCGTCGAAGCCAAAACCGCAGATGAAAAACACGAAGAAAAACACCACGACCAACAATACTATTTCCGCACCAAACGCGGCAGCATCGGCGGCCGTACCCCGCGCCAAAACGGCTATATACGCGCCTTGCTCAACCACGATGTCGTGTTCGGTTTAGGCCCTGCCGGTACGGGTAAGACCTATCTTGCCGTTGCCGCCGCCGTCGATGCCATGGAAAAACACCAAATCGAACGCATCGTTTTGGTACGCCCTGCAGTCGAAGCAGGCGAAAAATTAGGCTTCCTGCCGGGCGATTTGGCGCAAAAAGTCGATCCCTACCTGCGACCGCTCTACGACGCGCTCTACGACCTGATGGGCTTCGACCGAGTGACCAAACTCATGGAAAAAGGCCTGATTGAAATCGCCCCGCTCGCCTACATGCGCGGGCGCACGCTCAACGGCGCGTATGTGATTCTGGACGAAGCGCAAAACACCACGCCCGAACAAATGAAAATGTTCCTGACCCGTATCGGCTTCGGTGCCAAAGCAGTCATTACCGGCGACATCAGCCAAATCGACCTGCCGCGCAACATCAAATCCGGCTTGAAAGATGCACGCGAAAAACTGCGCAATGTAGAAGGCCTGTATTTCCACACCTTCACCAGCGAAGACGTCGTCCGCCATCCTTTGGTACAGAAAATCGTCGAAGCCTATGAAGCAGCAGAAGAACAAGCTGAAAAGAAAAACGGCGAATAA
- a CDS encoding malate dehydrogenase: MTLKPPVRIAVTGAAGQIAYATLFRIAGGIMLGRDQPVILQLLDLPQAQQALRGVIMEMQDCAFPLLADIFATDNPEVAFKDADIALLIGARPRTQGMERADLLHANGEIFKVQGAALNKVANRNVKVLVVGNPANTNAYIAMKSAPDIPPENFTALMRLDHHRAVSQIAEKINRPITSIEQMCVWGNHSPTMYADYRYATSNGESVQDMITEPDWNTEVFMPKIAGRGAAIIAARGSSSAASAANAAIYHLRDWLLGSSGKWITMGVPSDGSYGIPEGLIFGFPVICDEGSYRIVQGLDLSDEFSQKRIAATLAELEEERSAIQDLL; the protein is encoded by the coding sequence ATGACCCTCAAGCCACCCGTCCGAATCGCCGTTACCGGCGCGGCAGGCCAAATCGCCTACGCCACCCTCTTCCGTATCGCCGGCGGCATTATGCTCGGACGCGACCAACCCGTTATCCTGCAGCTGCTCGACTTGCCGCAGGCACAACAGGCATTACGCGGCGTGATTATGGAAATGCAGGATTGCGCCTTCCCGCTCCTTGCCGACATCTTCGCCACAGACAACCCCGAAGTCGCCTTCAAAGATGCCGACATCGCCCTCTTGATTGGAGCGCGCCCGCGTACGCAAGGCATGGAGCGCGCCGACTTGCTGCACGCCAATGGCGAAATTTTCAAAGTACAAGGCGCGGCGTTGAACAAAGTTGCCAATCGCAACGTTAAAGTCCTCGTCGTCGGCAATCCGGCCAATACCAACGCCTACATCGCCATGAAATCCGCCCCCGACATCCCGCCGGAAAATTTTACAGCCCTGATGCGACTCGACCATCACCGCGCTGTCAGCCAAATTGCCGAAAAAATCAACCGCCCGATTACTTCCATCGAGCAAATGTGCGTCTGGGGCAACCATAGCCCGACCATGTACGCCGACTACCGCTACGCCACCAGCAATGGCGAGTCCGTCCAAGACATGATTACCGAACCCGACTGGAACACCGAAGTCTTCATGCCGAAAATTGCCGGACGCGGTGCCGCCATTATCGCCGCACGCGGTTCATCATCCGCAGCTTCCGCAGCCAATGCCGCCATCTACCACCTGCGCGACTGGTTGCTCGGCAGCAGCGGTAAATGGATAACCATGGGCGTTCCATCCGACGGCTCTTACGGCATTCCCGAAGGTTTGATTTTCGGCTTCCCCGTCATTTGTGACGAAGGCAGCTACCGCATCGTCCAAGGCTTGGATTTGTCGGATGAATTCAGCCAAAAACGTATCGCCGCCACACTGGCCGAATTGGAAGAAGAACGTTCAGCCATCCAGGATCTACTCTAA
- a CDS encoding NAD-dependent succinate-semialdehyde dehydrogenase has protein sequence MKDFACLLNHPDISFSPISDCLKVGNPATGETLAFVRTTRSDSLKLLIQKAEVAQKLWAAKTALERADVLWRWYFLIKENKEELARIMTMEQGKSLTEARGEIDYAASFVRWFAEEARRIDGDVLTSVKASQKLVVLKQPVGVTAAITPWNFPSAMIARKAAPALAVGCAMIVKPASLTPLSAYALVVLAYEAGVSQDLLPVVSGSASEISHEFATNPTVRKISFTGSTEVGAKIFADSAADIKKLSLELGGNAPFIVFDDADLDKAVEGALASKFRNSGQTCVCTNRVYAQSGIYDEFCRKLSEKVAALKLGNGLEDGVNQGPLIEEKAVEKVEQHIADALSKGAVCLTGGKRSALGGTFFEPTVLSGVTVQMAVAREETFGPLCPVFRFETEAEVIEAANNTEYGLAAYLYTADTARQWRVGEALEYGMVGINTGLISNEVAPFGGVKRSGLGREGSKYGADEYLELKYLCIDVAE, from the coding sequence ATGAAAGATTTTGCCTGTTTGCTCAATCATCCCGATATTTCCTTTTCTCCGATTTCAGACTGCCTCAAAGTCGGCAATCCGGCAACGGGCGAGACCTTGGCGTTTGTCCGCACGACTCGTTCAGACAGCCTCAAATTGCTGATTCAAAAGGCGGAGGTTGCGCAAAAATTATGGGCGGCAAAAACTGCGTTGGAGCGCGCTGATGTGTTGTGGCGTTGGTATTTTTTGATTAAAGAAAACAAAGAAGAACTGGCGCGTATCATGACGATGGAGCAGGGCAAAAGCCTGACTGAGGCGCGTGGTGAAATTGATTATGCGGCTTCGTTTGTGCGCTGGTTTGCGGAAGAGGCGCGGCGGATTGACGGCGATGTGCTGACAAGTGTGAAAGCGTCACAAAAACTGGTTGTGTTGAAACAGCCTGTCGGCGTTACTGCTGCGATTACGCCGTGGAATTTTCCATCTGCGATGATTGCGCGCAAGGCTGCGCCTGCTTTGGCGGTTGGTTGCGCGATGATAGTCAAACCAGCATCACTCACGCCTTTGAGTGCGTATGCATTAGTCGTTTTGGCTTATGAAGCGGGCGTATCACAGGATTTGTTGCCTGTTGTCAGCGGTAGTGCTTCGGAAATCAGCCATGAATTTGCCACGAATCCGACCGTGCGCAAAATCAGCTTTACCGGTTCAACCGAAGTCGGTGCGAAAATTTTTGCCGATAGCGCGGCAGACATTAAAAAACTCAGTTTGGAGCTGGGTGGTAATGCGCCGTTTATCGTGTTTGACGATGCCGATTTGGACAAAGCCGTCGAAGGTGCGCTGGCCAGCAAGTTCCGCAACAGCGGCCAGACCTGCGTCTGTACCAACCGCGTTTACGCTCAATCAGGTATTTACGACGAATTTTGCCGCAAATTAAGTGAAAAAGTGGCGGCGCTCAAATTGGGCAACGGCTTGGAGGATGGCGTAAACCAAGGGCCGTTGATTGAGGAAAAAGCGGTGGAGAAAGTCGAGCAGCATATCGCCGATGCGCTCTCAAAAGGCGCGGTTTGCCTGACCGGCGGCAAACGCAGCGCATTGGGCGGAACGTTTTTCGAACCGACCGTCTTAAGCGGCGTAACGGTGCAAATGGCGGTAGCTCGCGAAGAAACCTTCGGGCCTTTGTGTCCTGTGTTTCGTTTTGAAACCGAAGCCGAAGTCATCGAGGCCGCGAACAACACAGAATACGGTTTGGCTGCTTACCTTTATACGGCTGATACCGCCCGCCAGTGGCGCGTCGGCGAAGCCTTGGAATACGGAATGGTCGGTATCAATACGGGCTTAATCAGTAATGAAGTGGCACCATTTGGCGGCGTAAAACGCAGCGGTTTGGGACGTGAAGGCAGCAAATATGGTGCGGATGAATATTTGGAATTGAAATATTTGTGCATTGATGTAGCGGAATAA
- the dnaG gene encoding DNA primase, with protein sequence MIPSDFIDELLSKIDIVDIIDEQVPLKKGGANYMACCPFHKEKTPSFSVSPTKQFYHCFSCGAHGSAIGFVMEHQGLSFPEAVQFLADRVGMTVPKVRGQEDNPEIRAERKKKQQTLEETTAAAADFYAQQLKFNPAAKAYLDKRGLSAEIIAHYGLGYAPDGWQPLAQVFQPYPNTALVDTGMVIDNEGKHYDRFRHRIMFPIRNPRGQVIGFGGRVLDDSKPKYLNSPDTPLFDKGKNLYGLYEGRAAVKEARRILVVEGYMDVVALAQFGVGYGVAALGTATTTEHVKILMRQADSIYFCFDGDGAGRKAAWRALENALPQLKDDKSLHFLFLPEEHDPDSYIRAYGKTQFEDALLNQSKPLSEYFWEHLSDGLNLNTQEGKAELVKTSSPLLAQITAPALGYLLKQKLSELVGIDPDNLAQLLGQEAPKRYVKQKSYKLPPISVKQPTMLTLVQRQIRSLLINPAWASYIDLPDYLALSGDFACLANLAETIKHHDTTPATAQVLEYMRGSPYEETVNQIFLSTLHSEEMEGDNEEDCESFQIGMKKLLNELKYSQIETLKQKSIQTGLTENEKRLLLSLLTAKQN encoded by the coding sequence ATGATTCCATCTGATTTCATTGACGAGCTTTTGTCCAAAATCGATATTGTCGATATTATCGACGAGCAGGTTCCGCTGAAGAAAGGCGGGGCGAACTATATGGCCTGCTGTCCATTCCATAAGGAAAAGACACCGTCGTTTTCGGTCAGCCCGACTAAGCAGTTTTACCATTGCTTCAGTTGCGGGGCTCATGGTTCGGCGATTGGTTTTGTGATGGAACATCAGGGGCTGTCGTTTCCGGAGGCGGTGCAGTTTTTGGCTGATCGCGTCGGCATGACGGTACCTAAAGTTCGTGGGCAGGAAGACAACCCCGAAATCCGTGCCGAACGTAAGAAAAAACAACAGACTTTGGAAGAAACGACGGCAGCGGCAGCGGATTTTTACGCGCAACAGTTGAAATTCAATCCGGCGGCGAAGGCTTATTTGGACAAACGCGGTTTGAGTGCGGAAATCATCGCGCATTATGGTTTGGGCTATGCGCCTGACGGTTGGCAGCCTTTGGCACAAGTATTCCAACCCTATCCTAATACTGCGTTGGTGGATACGGGCATGGTCATCGACAACGAAGGCAAACATTACGACCGCTTTCGCCATCGGATTATGTTCCCTATCCGTAATCCGCGCGGGCAGGTCATCGGCTTTGGTGGCCGCGTATTGGATGACTCCAAACCCAAATACCTGAACTCGCCGGATACTCCTTTGTTCGATAAAGGGAAAAACCTTTACGGGCTATATGAAGGGCGTGCTGCCGTAAAAGAGGCTAGACGGATTTTGGTGGTCGAAGGTTACATGGACGTGGTCGCATTGGCGCAGTTCGGCGTCGGCTACGGCGTAGCAGCTTTGGGTACGGCAACCACGACGGAACACGTTAAAATCCTGATGCGTCAGGCCGACAGTATTTATTTTTGTTTCGATGGCGACGGCGCGGGACGTAAAGCGGCTTGGCGCGCGCTGGAAAATGCGTTGCCACAATTAAAAGACGATAAATCGCTGCATTTTCTCTTCCTACCCGAAGAACACGACCCAGACAGCTACATCCGCGCCTACGGCAAGACTCAATTTGAAGATGCCTTGTTAAACCAAAGCAAGCCCCTATCGGAATACTTTTGGGAACATCTTTCAGACGGCCTCAACCTCAATACACAAGAAGGCAAAGCAGAATTGGTCAAAACCAGTTCTCCGCTCTTGGCTCAGATTACCGCGCCGGCATTAGGCTATCTTCTGAAACAAAAACTCAGCGAGCTCGTAGGCATTGACCCTGACAACCTCGCCCAGTTACTCGGACAAGAAGCGCCAAAGCGGTATGTCAAACAAAAAAGTTACAAACTACCGCCCATTTCTGTCAAACAGCCAACCATGCTGACACTGGTTCAAAGACAGATACGCAGCCTCTTGATAAATCCGGCTTGGGCTTCATATATAGACCTGCCCGATTATCTGGCTTTAAGCGGTGACTTCGCCTGCCTTGCCAATCTGGCCGAAACCATCAAGCATCACGATACGACTCCTGCAACCGCACAAGTGCTTGAATATATGCGCGGTTCGCCCTATGAGGAAACCGTCAATCAAATCTTTTTATCGACCCTTCATTCTGAAGAAATGGAAGGGGATAATGAAGAAGATTGCGAAAGTTTCCAAATCGGCATGAAAAAGTTGTTAAATGAATTAAAATACAGTCAAATCGAAACTTTAAAGCAAAAAAGTATTCAAACTGGTTTGACCGAAAATGAAAAAAGACTATTGCTGTCACTTTTGACGGCAAAGCAAAACTAA
- the rpoD gene encoding RNA polymerase sigma factor RpoD, with translation MSKNQNYEEYQDQDDNRPLSIEEQRARLRQLIIMGKERGYITYSEINDALPDDMSDAEQIDNIVSMISGLGIQVTEQAPDAEDILLSDNAAAMTDDDAVEEAEAALSSADSEFGRTTDPVRMYMREMGQVDLLTREDEIIIAKKIENALKNMVQAISACPGSIAEILALIEQVRNDEIRVDEVVEAIIDPNEVLLNELGLGHLENAKPDDEEGEADSDDEDGDEEDEDDSGGDSEAISAAHLAELKQKVLEHFAFIESEYGKMIKQLEKHGSQHANYLKHRDAIANKLLEVRFATRQIENLSSNLRSRVENIRKLEREIRDICIDRVRMERDYFIKNFLPAITDLEWVEEEVAKGRVWANALDRFRHAILEKQTELANMEAETRISIEELKEINKNMVLSEKETSAAKQEMIQANLRLVISIAKKYTNRGLQFLDLIQEGNIGLMKAVDKFEYRRGYKFSTYATWWIRQAITRSIADQARTIRIPVHMIETINKMNRISRQYLQETGEEPDSAKLAELMEMPEDKIRKIMKIAKEPISMETPIGDDDDSHLGDFIEDANNVAPAEAAMYTSLHEVTKEILESLTPREAKVLRMRFGIDMNTDHTLEEVGKQFDVTRERIRQIEAKALRKLRHPTRSDRLRSFLDSEENKS, from the coding sequence ATGTCTAAAAACCAAAACTACGAAGAATACCAAGACCAAGATGACAACCGTCCCTTGAGTATCGAAGAGCAGCGCGCCCGTCTGCGTCAACTCATTATTATGGGTAAAGAACGCGGCTACATCACTTATTCCGAAATTAACGACGCGCTGCCCGACGATATGTCCGACGCCGAGCAAATCGACAACATCGTCAGCATGATTTCCGGCTTGGGCATCCAAGTAACCGAGCAAGCTCCTGATGCTGAAGACATCCTCTTGAGCGACAACGCCGCCGCCATGACCGACGACGATGCCGTTGAAGAAGCCGAAGCAGCACTCTCCAGCGCAGATTCAGAATTTGGCCGCACTACCGACCCTGTGCGTATGTATATGCGTGAAATGGGTCAAGTCGATCTGTTGACACGTGAAGACGAAATCATCATCGCTAAAAAAATCGAAAATGCACTGAAAAACATGGTGCAGGCAATCTCCGCCTGCCCGGGCTCGATTGCCGAAATTCTGGCGTTGATCGAACAAGTCCGCAATGATGAAATCCGTGTGGATGAAGTGGTTGAAGCCATCATCGATCCTAATGAAGTCTTGTTGAACGAATTAGGCCTGGGTCATTTGGAAAATGCCAAACCTGATGACGAAGAAGGAGAAGCCGATAGCGATGATGAAGATGGCGACGAGGAAGATGAAGACGACTCCGGCGGCGACTCTGAAGCCATATCCGCCGCCCATTTGGCCGAACTGAAACAAAAAGTTTTGGAACACTTCGCCTTTATCGAGAGCGAATACGGCAAAATGATTAAACAGTTGGAAAAACACGGCAGCCAACACGCCAACTACCTTAAACACCGCGATGCCATTGCCAACAAACTGTTAGAAGTCCGTTTTGCCACACGTCAAATCGAAAATTTGAGCAGCAACCTGCGCAGCCGCGTTGAAAACATCCGCAAACTCGAACGCGAAATCCGCGACATCTGTATCGACCGCGTCCGCATGGAGCGCGACTACTTCATCAAAAACTTCCTGCCAGCCATTACCGATTTGGAATGGGTAGAAGAAGAAGTAGCCAAAGGCCGTGTATGGGCAAACGCATTGGATCGTTTCCGCCACGCCATCCTCGAAAAACAAACCGAGCTGGCAAATATGGAAGCTGAAACCCGCATTTCCATCGAAGAGTTGAAAGAGATCAACAAAAACATGGTGTTGAGTGAGAAAGAAACTTCAGCAGCCAAACAGGAAATGATTCAGGCCAACTTGCGTTTGGTTATTTCCATTGCTAAAAAATACACCAACCGCGGCTTGCAGTTCCTGGATTTGATTCAAGAAGGCAATATCGGCCTGATGAAAGCGGTGGACAAATTCGAATACCGCCGCGGCTACAAGTTCTCAACTTACGCCACATGGTGGATCCGTCAAGCGATTACGCGTTCCATCGCCGACCAAGCACGTACCATCCGTATTCCGGTTCACATGATTGAAACCATCAACAAAATGAACCGTATCTCGCGCCAATACCTGCAAGAAACCGGTGAAGAGCCTGATTCCGCCAAACTGGCCGAACTAATGGAAATGCCGGAAGACAAAATCCGCAAAATCATGAAAATCGCCAAAGAGCCGATTTCCATGGAAACACCGATTGGCGATGACGACGATTCGCACTTGGGCGACTTCATCGAGGATGCCAACAACGTTGCGCCGGCAGAAGCTGCAATGTACACCAGCCTGCACGAAGTAACCAAAGAAATCCTTGAAAGCCTGACGCCGCGCGAAGCCAAAGTTTTGCGTATGCGTTTCGGTATTGATATGAATACCGACCACACTTTGGAAGAAGTCGGCAAACAATTTGACGTAACCCGTGAACGTATCCGTCAAATCGAAGCTAAAGCCCTGCGCAAGCTGCGCCACCCGACCCGCAGCGACCGCCTCCGCAGCTTCCTTGACAGCGAAGAAAACAAATCATAA
- a CDS encoding polynucleotide adenylyltransferase PcnB yields the protein MLKKWLHKVLPKKHVKSLPEKEIIPLEQHGILTDMLSFAAEKIAKRLHEAGFQAYVVGGAVRDLLLGVEPKDFDIATDATPEQIRKVFRRSRIIGRRFQIVHVMIGPETIEVTTFRGGDKVQQNAQGRIMKDNTYGSIEEDAMRRDFTCNALYYDPIKEEIWDFHQGVADVADKKLVMIGDPAERYQEDPVRILRAVRLSGKLGFEVEEQTALPIAEYAGRLKNEPVARLFDEILKILFSGYSRACLKRLNELGIPEDIHPLLDALKTAEAADKRMIMLALKNTDERLRADKSVSVGFVLAAVLWPTLNAIWQRNQSHGQKPVPALMDAMNTMRDTVEKGWGVPQRFSATMREIWQFQPQFDNMRGARPYRLLAQARFRAAYDFLILRSEVGEVDKDMASWWTTFQHADEETRQQMTAANDHKRQKQSGSTDGKPKRRRRRPKKKTTEAE from the coding sequence ATGTTAAAAAAATGGCTGCATAAAGTGTTGCCTAAAAAACACGTCAAATCATTGCCCGAAAAGGAAATTATCCCGCTTGAGCAACACGGTATCCTCACGGATATGTTGAGCTTTGCCGCGGAGAAAATTGCCAAACGCCTTCATGAAGCCGGTTTTCAGGCTTATGTTGTGGGCGGTGCCGTTCGGGATTTGTTGCTCGGGGTCGAGCCCAAAGACTTTGATATTGCAACCGATGCCACGCCAGAGCAAATCCGCAAAGTATTCCGCCGCAGCCGCATTATCGGCCGCCGCTTCCAAATCGTTCATGTGATGATTGGCCCTGAAACCATTGAAGTGACGACGTTCCGCGGTGGCGATAAGGTTCAGCAAAATGCGCAAGGCCGCATTATGAAGGACAATACTTACGGCAGCATTGAAGAAGATGCCATGCGTCGCGACTTTACTTGCAATGCGCTGTATTACGACCCGATTAAAGAGGAGATTTGGGACTTCCATCAGGGTGTGGCTGATGTTGCCGATAAAAAATTGGTGATGATAGGCGATCCTGCCGAACGCTATCAGGAAGATCCTGTCCGTATTCTTCGCGCCGTCCGATTGTCGGGTAAATTGGGTTTTGAAGTGGAAGAGCAAACCGCTTTGCCGATTGCCGAATACGCAGGCCGTCTGAAAAATGAGCCTGTTGCTCGTCTTTTTGACGAAATTCTGAAAATTCTGTTTTCCGGTTATTCTCGTGCCTGTTTGAAAAGGCTAAACGAGTTGGGTATTCCCGAAGACATCCATCCACTTTTAGATGCCTTGAAAACTGCTGAAGCAGCCGACAAACGTATGATTATGTTGGCCTTGAAAAATACCGATGAGCGCCTTCGTGCGGATAAGTCCGTTTCCGTCGGTTTTGTATTGGCGGCGGTATTGTGGCCGACACTAAACGCCATTTGGCAACGCAATCAAAGCCATGGTCAAAAACCTGTCCCTGCGTTGATGGATGCGATGAACACCATGCGTGACACAGTGGAGAAAGGTTGGGGCGTACCGCAACGATTTTCTGCAACCATGCGTGAAATCTGGCAATTTCAGCCGCAATTCGACAATATGCGCGGCGCGCGCCCGTATCGTCTGTTGGCGCAAGCCCGTTTCCGAGCCGCTTATGATTTTCTGATTTTGCGTAGTGAGGTTGGCGAGGTTGATAAAGATATGGCTTCTTGGTGGACAACTTTCCAACATGCCGATGAGGAAACCCGTCAGCAAATGACTGCGGCTAATGATCACAAACGTCAGAAACAAAGTGGATCAACTGATGGCAAACCCAAACGTCGCCGCCGTCGTCCGAAAAAGAAAACTACAGAGGCTGAATAA